Proteins found in one Plectropomus leopardus isolate mb chromosome 9, YSFRI_Pleo_2.0, whole genome shotgun sequence genomic segment:
- the anxa6 gene encoding annexin A6 isoform X2, whose amino-acid sequence MVFRGTITDAPDFDPSADAETLYNAMKGIGSDKEAILDLVTSRSNAQRQEIIAAYKCNFGKDLIEDLKYELTGKFERLIVSLMRTPAYHDAKEIHDAIKGVGTNERCLIEVLASRNNKQTQDMVAAYKDAYGSDMEEDVIADTSGHFKKMLVVLLQGTRDESGVVNADLVEQDAQDLYAAGEEQWGTDEAKFIMILGNRSVTHLRMVFDAFEKIAEMSIEDSIKNELSGDFERLMLAVVQNIRSVPMFFAKRLYKSMKGLGTADNTLIRIMISRSEIDMLDIRECFRLRYEKSLYNMIKDDTSGDYKRTLLNLCGGDDDLAGEFFPEAAQIAYKMWELSAMTKVQLRPTIRPAPSFDPAADAQALRKAMKGFGTDEDAIIDIVAQRSNAQRQEIRQTFKSLLGRDLMKDLKSELSRNLERLIIGLMLTPAEFDAKMMQKAMEGAGTDEHALIEILVTRSNEEIQAMNAAYQNAYKKTLEEAIQSDTSGHFCRILVSLVQGAREEGPADVERASADAQELANSCNADSDEMEMKFMSILCTRSFPHLRRVFQDFVKCTNKDIEQIIKKEMSGDVKNAFYAIVRSVKNQPAYFADRLYKAMKGLGTDDRALIRIMVSRSEVDLFNIRKEFKETHDASLHEFIQGDTSGDYSKTLLVLCGGED is encoded by the exons ATG GTGTTCAGAGGCACAATAACAGATGCTCCTGACTTTGATCCCAGCGCTGACGCTGAGACCCTTTACAATGCTATGAAAGGCATTG GCAGTGATAAAGAGGCCATACTGGACCTGGTCACCTCAAGAAGCAATGCACAGAGGCAGGAAATCATTGCAGCATACAAATGCAATTTTGGAAAG GACCTGATTGAGGATCTGAAGTATGAGCTGACGGGCAAATTTGAGCGCCTCATCGTCAGTCTGATGAGAACTCCAGCCTACCATGATGCCAAAGAAATCCACGATGCAATCAAA GGAGTTGGAACAAACGAGAGATGTCTTATTGAAGTTTTGGCCtcaagaaacaacaaacagacacaagaCATGGTTGCAGCATACAAGGATG CCTATGGCAGTGACATGGAGGAGGATGTCATCGCAGACACGTCAGGTCACTTTAAGAAGATGCTGGTTGTTTTACTTCAG GGGACCAGAGATGAGTCAGGAGTGGTAAACGCAGACCTGGTGGAGCAGGATGCACAA GATCTGTACGCAGCTGGAGAAGAGCAGTGGGGGACTGATGAGGCCAAATTCATCATGATCTTGGGAAACCGCAGTGTGACCCACCTCCGCATGG TTTTCGATGCATTTGAGAAGATTGCAGAGATGTCCATAGAGGACAGCATAAAGAATGAGCTGTCTGGGGACTTTGAGAGGCTGATGCTGGCTGTTG tcCAGAACATAAGGAGTGTTCCCATGTTCTTCGCCAAGCGCCTTTACAAGTCAATGAAG GGTCTTGGTACAGCTGACAACACCCTGATCAGGATCATGATTTCTCGCTCTGAAATAGACATGTTGGACATTCGGGAGTGTTTCCGTTTAAGATATGAGAAGTCCCTTTACAACATGATTAAG GATGACACATCCGGGGATTACAAGAGGACTCTGCTTAATCTGTGTGGAGGAGATGATGA CTTAGCTGGAGAGTTCTTCCCTGAAGCTGCTCAGATAGCCTACAAGATGTGGGAATTAAGTGCCATGACCAAAGTCCAG CTAAGGCCAACAATCCGCCCTGCGCCCAGTTTTGACCCTGCTGCTGATGCACAAGCGCTTAGGAAAGCTATGAAGGGATTCG GAACAGACGAAGATGCAATCATTGACATTGTTGCACAGAGAAGCAATGCTCAGAGGCAAGAGATCAGACAGACCTTTAAGTCCCTACTGGGAAGG GATCTGATGAAGGACCTGAAGTCTGAGCTGTCCAGAAACCTGGAGAGGCTGATCATTGGACTCATGCTGACGCCTGCAGAGTTTGATGCCAAAATGATGCAGAAGGCGATGGAG GGGGCTGGGACAGATGAGCATGCTCTGATTGAGATTCTTGTCACCAGGAGCAATGAGGAAATACAAGCCATGAATGCTGCTTATCAGAATG CCTATAAGAAGACTTTGGAGGAAGCCATTCAGTCAGACACATCAGGCCACTTCTGCCGCATCCTTGTTTCTCTCGTGCAG GGTGCAAGAGAGGAGGGCCCTGCAGATGTGGAGAGAGCCTCTGCAGATGCTCAG GAACTTGCCAATTCGTGCAATGCTGACTCTGATGAGATGGAGATGAAGTTCATGAGTATTCTGTGCACCAGAAGCTTCCCCCATCTTAGGAGAG TGTTCCAGGACTTTGTCAAATGCACCAACAAGGACATTGAACAGATTATCAAGAAAGAGATGTCAGGAGACGTCAAAAATGCCTTTTATGCAATAG TTCGCAGTGTAAAGAACCAGCCCGCTTATTTTGCAGACCGCCTCTACAAAGCCATGAAG GGCCTTGGCACAGATGACAGAGCACTGATCCGCATCATGGTGTCCCGTAGCGAGGTCGACCTTTTCAACATTCGTAAAGAGTTCAAGGAGACACATGATGCATCGCTCCATGAATTCATCCAG GGTGATACTTCGGGAGACTACAGTAAAACACTACTGGTGCTCTGTGGAGGGGAAGATTAA
- the anxa6 gene encoding annexin A6 isoform X1, which produces MVFRGTITDAPDFDPSADAETLYNAMKGIGSDKEAILDLVTSRSNAQRQEIIAAYKCNFGKDLIEDLKYELTGKFERLIVSLMRTPAYHDAKEIHDAIKGVGTNERCLIEVLASRNNKQTQDMVAAYKDAYGSDMEEDVIADTSGHFKKMLVVLLQGTRDESGVVNADLVEQDAQDLYAAGEEQWGTDEAKFIMILGNRSVTHLRMVFDAFEKIAEMSIEDSIKNELSGDFERLMLAVVQNIRSVPMFFAKRLYKSMKGLGTADNTLIRIMISRSEIDMLDIRECFRLRYEKSLYNMIKDDTSGDYKRTLLNLCGGDDDLAGEFFPEAAQIAYKMWELSAMTKVQLRPTIRPAPSFDPAADAQALRKAMKGFGTDEDAIIDIVAQRSNAQRQEIRQTFKSLLGRDLMKDLKSELSRNLERLIIGLMLTPAEFDAKMMQKAMEGAGTDEHALIEILVTRSNEEIQAMNAAYQNAYKKTLEEAIQSDTSGHFCRILVSLVQGAREEGPADVERASADAQELANSCNADSDEMEMKFMSILCTRSFPHLRRVFQDFVKCTNKDIEQIIKKEMSGDVKNAFYAIVRSVKNQPAYFADRLYKAMKGLGTDDRALIRIMVSRSEVDLFNIRKEFKETHDASLHEFIQVETMIGDTSGDYSKTLLVLCGGED; this is translated from the exons ATG GTGTTCAGAGGCACAATAACAGATGCTCCTGACTTTGATCCCAGCGCTGACGCTGAGACCCTTTACAATGCTATGAAAGGCATTG GCAGTGATAAAGAGGCCATACTGGACCTGGTCACCTCAAGAAGCAATGCACAGAGGCAGGAAATCATTGCAGCATACAAATGCAATTTTGGAAAG GACCTGATTGAGGATCTGAAGTATGAGCTGACGGGCAAATTTGAGCGCCTCATCGTCAGTCTGATGAGAACTCCAGCCTACCATGATGCCAAAGAAATCCACGATGCAATCAAA GGAGTTGGAACAAACGAGAGATGTCTTATTGAAGTTTTGGCCtcaagaaacaacaaacagacacaagaCATGGTTGCAGCATACAAGGATG CCTATGGCAGTGACATGGAGGAGGATGTCATCGCAGACACGTCAGGTCACTTTAAGAAGATGCTGGTTGTTTTACTTCAG GGGACCAGAGATGAGTCAGGAGTGGTAAACGCAGACCTGGTGGAGCAGGATGCACAA GATCTGTACGCAGCTGGAGAAGAGCAGTGGGGGACTGATGAGGCCAAATTCATCATGATCTTGGGAAACCGCAGTGTGACCCACCTCCGCATGG TTTTCGATGCATTTGAGAAGATTGCAGAGATGTCCATAGAGGACAGCATAAAGAATGAGCTGTCTGGGGACTTTGAGAGGCTGATGCTGGCTGTTG tcCAGAACATAAGGAGTGTTCCCATGTTCTTCGCCAAGCGCCTTTACAAGTCAATGAAG GGTCTTGGTACAGCTGACAACACCCTGATCAGGATCATGATTTCTCGCTCTGAAATAGACATGTTGGACATTCGGGAGTGTTTCCGTTTAAGATATGAGAAGTCCCTTTACAACATGATTAAG GATGACACATCCGGGGATTACAAGAGGACTCTGCTTAATCTGTGTGGAGGAGATGATGA CTTAGCTGGAGAGTTCTTCCCTGAAGCTGCTCAGATAGCCTACAAGATGTGGGAATTAAGTGCCATGACCAAAGTCCAG CTAAGGCCAACAATCCGCCCTGCGCCCAGTTTTGACCCTGCTGCTGATGCACAAGCGCTTAGGAAAGCTATGAAGGGATTCG GAACAGACGAAGATGCAATCATTGACATTGTTGCACAGAGAAGCAATGCTCAGAGGCAAGAGATCAGACAGACCTTTAAGTCCCTACTGGGAAGG GATCTGATGAAGGACCTGAAGTCTGAGCTGTCCAGAAACCTGGAGAGGCTGATCATTGGACTCATGCTGACGCCTGCAGAGTTTGATGCCAAAATGATGCAGAAGGCGATGGAG GGGGCTGGGACAGATGAGCATGCTCTGATTGAGATTCTTGTCACCAGGAGCAATGAGGAAATACAAGCCATGAATGCTGCTTATCAGAATG CCTATAAGAAGACTTTGGAGGAAGCCATTCAGTCAGACACATCAGGCCACTTCTGCCGCATCCTTGTTTCTCTCGTGCAG GGTGCAAGAGAGGAGGGCCCTGCAGATGTGGAGAGAGCCTCTGCAGATGCTCAG GAACTTGCCAATTCGTGCAATGCTGACTCTGATGAGATGGAGATGAAGTTCATGAGTATTCTGTGCACCAGAAGCTTCCCCCATCTTAGGAGAG TGTTCCAGGACTTTGTCAAATGCACCAACAAGGACATTGAACAGATTATCAAGAAAGAGATGTCAGGAGACGTCAAAAATGCCTTTTATGCAATAG TTCGCAGTGTAAAGAACCAGCCCGCTTATTTTGCAGACCGCCTCTACAAAGCCATGAAG GGCCTTGGCACAGATGACAGAGCACTGATCCGCATCATGGTGTCCCGTAGCGAGGTCGACCTTTTCAACATTCGTAAAGAGTTCAAGGAGACACATGATGCATCGCTCCATGAATTCATCCAGGTAGAAACTATGATT GGTGATACTTCGGGAGACTACAGTAAAACACTACTGGTGCTCTGTGGAGGGGAAGATTAA